A region of Streptomyces paludis DNA encodes the following proteins:
- a CDS encoding beta-class carbonic anhydrase, which yields MRFFVPSHRGLHLLVPTNVLGMSTSAHLPAGTPGASAGAARTGGTVTDRLVGANHQYASGFEDPGMDARPVLQVAVVACMDARLDLHDALGLALGDCHTIRNAGGVVTDDVIRSLTISQRALGTRSVVLIHHTNCGLESLTEEFRHELEMEVGQRPAWAVEAFRDVDQDVRQSMQRIRTSPFLPHRDDIRGFVFDVKTGLLREIDPAG from the coding sequence TTGAGGTTCTTTGTCCCCTCCCACAGAGGGCTTCACCTGCTGGTGCCGACTAACGTCTTGGGTATGTCGACTTCCGCGCATCTTCCCGCAGGCACCCCCGGGGCCTCCGCCGGTGCGGCCCGCACCGGCGGAACGGTCACCGACCGGCTCGTGGGCGCCAATCATCAGTACGCGTCCGGGTTCGAGGACCCGGGCATGGACGCCCGTCCGGTGCTCCAGGTCGCCGTGGTGGCCTGTATGGACGCCCGGCTCGACCTGCACGACGCGCTCGGCCTCGCGCTGGGCGACTGCCACACCATCCGGAACGCGGGCGGTGTGGTCACCGACGACGTCATCCGCTCCCTCACCATCAGCCAGCGGGCGCTGGGCACGCGCAGTGTCGTGCTGATCCACCACACCAACTGCGGCTTGGAGAGCCTGACGGAGGAGTTCCGGCACGAGCTGGAGATGGAGGTCGGCCAGCGGCCCGCCTGGGCGGTGGAGGCGTTCCGCGATGTCGACCAGGATGTGCGGCAGTCCATGCAGCGCATCCGCACCTCCCCCTTCCTGCCGCACCGGGACGACATACGGGGCTTTGTCTTCGATGTGAAGACGGGGCTGCTGCGGGAGATCGACCCCGCGGGCTGA
- a CDS encoding DUF58 domain-containing protein: protein MASGGPAGPDGGDGGEHGGLRAALSGLTTRGRSFLAAGVAAAICAYVLGQSDLLRVGLLLAVLPLICVAVLYRTRYRVAGSRRLTPSRVPAGAEARVHLRMDNVTRLPTGLLMLQDHVPYVLGPRPRFVLDRVEPGGRREVSYRVRSDLRGRYPLGPLQLRLSDPFGMCELTRSFSAYDTLTVIPRTEPLPPVPLAGDSSGFGDGRQRSLALAGEDDVIPRGYRHGDDLRRVHWRSTARYGELMVRREEQPQRAGCTVLLDTRRAGYQGSGPDSAFEWAVSAAASALVHMLERGFAVRLLTDTGGTVPGEGGDGFAGATQETAEAAGLMLDTLAVVDHSDDTDLSRSYEVLRGSSGGLLVAFFGDLDAEQAAVAARMRQRSGAAVAFVLDSGGWTAAGGPAGRAEERLRQLREAGWTALAVTSGAELPELWRQAARQHSESAVTGGSTGFSGGWS, encoded by the coding sequence ATGGCCTCCGGGGGGCCGGCCGGCCCGGACGGCGGCGACGGCGGGGAGCACGGCGGGCTGCGGGCCGCGCTCTCCGGACTGACCACGCGCGGCCGTTCGTTTCTCGCCGCCGGGGTCGCCGCGGCCATCTGCGCCTATGTGCTGGGCCAGTCGGATCTCCTGCGGGTGGGGCTGCTGCTCGCGGTGCTCCCGCTGATCTGCGTCGCCGTCCTGTACCGCACCCGCTACCGGGTCGCGGGCAGCCGGCGGCTGACGCCCTCCCGGGTGCCGGCGGGCGCCGAGGCGCGCGTCCATCTGCGGATGGACAACGTGACCCGGCTGCCTACCGGGCTGCTGATGCTCCAGGACCATGTGCCGTACGTCCTCGGGCCGCGCCCCCGGTTCGTGCTGGACCGGGTGGAGCCGGGCGGCCGCCGCGAGGTGTCGTACCGGGTCCGGTCGGATCTGCGCGGACGCTATCCGCTGGGCCCGCTCCAGCTGCGGCTGAGCGACCCCTTCGGGATGTGCGAGCTGACCCGCTCCTTCAGCGCGTACGACACCCTGACCGTCATCCCCCGCACCGAACCGCTGCCGCCGGTGCCGCTCGCCGGGGACTCCTCCGGCTTCGGCGACGGCCGCCAGCGCTCGCTGGCGCTGGCCGGCGAGGACGATGTGATCCCGCGCGGTTACCGGCACGGCGACGACCTGCGCCGGGTCCACTGGCGCTCCACCGCGCGCTACGGCGAGCTGATGGTGCGCCGCGAGGAGCAGCCGCAGCGCGCGGGGTGCACGGTGCTGCTGGACACCCGGCGGGCCGGCTATCAGGGCTCGGGCCCGGACTCGGCCTTCGAATGGGCGGTGTCCGCCGCGGCCTCCGCCCTGGTGCACATGCTGGAACGCGGCTTCGCGGTACGGCTGCTGACGGACACCGGCGGTACGGTCCCGGGCGAGGGCGGCGACGGCTTCGCCGGCGCGACCCAGGAGACCGCCGAGGCGGCCGGTCTGATGCTGGACACCCTCGCCGTCGTCGACCACTCCGACGACACGGACCTCTCCCGCTCGTACGAGGTACTGCGCGGCAGCTCCGGCGGGCTGCTGGTGGCGTTCTTCGGTGATCTCGACGCCGAACAGGCCGCGGTGGCCGCCCGGATGCGGCAGCGCAGCGGCGCCGCCGTCGCCTTCGTGCTCGACAGCGGCGGCTGGACGGCGGCCGGCGGCCCGGCCGGCCGGGCCGAGGAGCGGCTGCGGCAGCTGCGCGAGGCGGGCTGGACCGCGCTGGCCGTGACCTCGGGCGCGGAGCTGCCCGAGCTGTGGCGGCAGGCCGCGCGGCAGCACTCGGAATCGGCCGTCACCGGCGGCTCCACAGGCTTCTCCGGAGGATGGTCATGA
- the rsmH gene encoding 16S rRNA (cytosine(1402)-N(4))-methyltransferase RsmH produces the protein MSESGEPATETLGKQARHVPVLLRRCLDLLAPALTEPGAVVVDCTLGLGGHSEALLTAFPAARLVALDRDQEALRLSGERLAPYGDRATLVHAVYDELPEVLDRLGIPRVQGVLFDLGVSSMQLDEADRGFAYAQDAPLDMRMDQTTGVSAAEVLNTYPPGELVRILRAYGEEKQAKRIVSAVVRERERAPFTRSARLVELIRDALPQAAKRTGGNPAKRTFQALRIEVNGELTVLERAVPAAVERLAVGGRIAVLSYQSLEDRLVKQVFAAGAANTAPPGLPVVPERYQPRLKLLTRGAELPTEEEIAENRRAAPARLRGAQRIREDVR, from the coding sequence ATGAGCGAGAGCGGCGAGCCGGCCACGGAGACACTCGGCAAGCAGGCCCGGCACGTCCCCGTGCTGCTCCGGCGGTGCCTCGACCTGCTGGCCCCCGCGCTCACCGAACCCGGGGCCGTCGTCGTCGACTGCACCCTCGGCCTCGGCGGACACAGCGAGGCCCTGCTCACCGCCTTCCCCGCCGCACGGCTGGTGGCGCTCGACCGCGACCAGGAGGCGCTGCGCCTCTCCGGCGAGCGGCTCGCCCCGTACGGCGACCGCGCCACCCTGGTCCACGCCGTCTACGACGAGCTGCCCGAGGTCCTCGACCGGCTCGGCATCCCCCGCGTCCAGGGCGTCCTGTTCGACCTCGGTGTCTCCTCCATGCAGCTGGACGAGGCCGACCGCGGCTTCGCGTACGCCCAGGACGCCCCGCTCGACATGCGGATGGACCAGACGACGGGCGTCAGCGCCGCCGAGGTCCTCAACACCTACCCGCCCGGCGAACTCGTGCGGATCCTGCGCGCGTACGGCGAGGAGAAGCAGGCCAAGCGGATCGTGTCCGCGGTCGTCAGGGAGCGCGAGCGCGCCCCCTTCACCCGCAGCGCCCGGCTCGTCGAGCTGATCCGCGACGCCCTCCCGCAGGCCGCCAAGCGCACCGGCGGCAACCCCGCCAAGCGCACCTTCCAGGCGCTGCGCATCGAGGTCAACGGCGAACTGACCGTGCTGGAGCGGGCGGTCCCGGCCGCCGTGGAGCGCCTCGCCGTCGGCGGCCGGATCGCCGTCCTCTCGTACCAGTCACTGGAGGACCGGCTCGTCAAGCAGGTCTTCGCGGCCGGCGCCGCCAACACCGCGCCGCCCGGCCTGCCCGTGGTCCCCGAGCGCTACCAGCCCCGGCTGAAACTCCTCACCCGCGGCGCCGAACTGCCCACCGAGGAGGAGATCGCCGAGAACCGGCGCGCGGCTCCGGCCCGGCTCCGGGGGGCGCAGCGGATCCGGGAGGACGTGCGGTGA
- a CDS encoding AAA family ATPase, whose translation MTTYDDRASLTDLTTTAERVRASVEGVIEGKPEVVRLSLTVLLAEGHLLIEDVPGVGKTMLAKALARSIDCSVRRIQFTPDLLPSDITGVSIYDQQQREFEFKPGAIFAQIVIGDEINRASPKTQSALLESMEERQVSIDGHTYELPDPFMVVATQNPVEMEGTYPLPEAQRDRFMARVSMGYPSAEAELQMLDVHGGISPLDDLQPVAHAHDIVKLIDAVRTVHVAESVRRYAVELVSATRTHPDLRLGASPRATLHLVRAAKAAAALAGREYALPDDVQSLAVAVLAHRLLPTAQAQLNRRTAEQVVQDILQRTAVPTADGGRAPGRTTAAGGALFGQQSGARRL comes from the coding sequence GTGACGACCTATGACGATCGAGCGAGCCTCACGGATCTGACCACCACAGCGGAGCGAGTCCGCGCGTCGGTGGAGGGTGTGATCGAGGGCAAGCCAGAGGTCGTACGGCTTTCGCTGACCGTGCTGCTCGCCGAGGGACATCTTCTGATCGAGGATGTCCCCGGCGTGGGCAAGACCATGCTGGCCAAAGCGCTCGCACGCTCCATCGACTGTTCGGTGCGGCGAATCCAGTTCACCCCCGACCTGCTGCCGTCGGACATCACCGGCGTGTCGATCTACGACCAGCAGCAGCGGGAGTTCGAGTTCAAACCGGGCGCGATCTTCGCGCAGATCGTGATCGGCGACGAGATCAACCGCGCGTCGCCCAAGACCCAGTCCGCGCTGCTGGAGTCCATGGAGGAGCGCCAGGTCTCCATCGACGGGCACACCTATGAACTGCCCGACCCGTTCATGGTGGTCGCCACCCAGAACCCGGTGGAGATGGAAGGCACCTATCCGCTCCCGGAGGCGCAGCGCGACCGCTTCATGGCCCGGGTGTCGATGGGATATCCCAGCGCCGAGGCCGAGTTGCAGATGCTCGACGTGCACGGCGGTATCTCCCCGCTCGACGACCTCCAGCCGGTGGCCCACGCGCACGACATCGTGAAGCTGATCGACGCGGTGCGCACGGTCCATGTCGCCGAGTCCGTCCGGCGGTACGCGGTGGAGCTGGTCTCCGCGACCCGTACGCACCCGGACCTCAGACTCGGCGCCTCACCGCGCGCCACGCTCCATCTCGTGCGGGCCGCGAAGGCGGCGGCGGCGCTGGCCGGCCGGGAGTACGCGCTCCCGGACGATGTGCAGTCGCTGGCGGTCGCCGTGCTCGCGCACCGGCTGCTGCCCACGGCGCAGGCCCAGTTGAACCGCCGTACCGCCGAGCAGGTCGTGCAGGACATCCTCCAGCGGACGGCGGTGCCCACGGCCGACGGCGGCCGGGCCCCGGGCCGCACGACCGCGGCCGGCGGCGCGCTCTTCGGACAGCAGTCCGGCGCCCGGCGGCTGTGA
- a CDS encoding cell division protein FtsL, whose amino-acid sequence MKGPAKQLRGRAARLARLMPAGNSSAARTPFVLLVVLILGGGLITLLLLNSALNEGSFQLSALKKRTTDLTDEEQALQRDVDDYSAPYALERRARELGMVPGGSPAFLNADGTVRGVPEPAAPRSADPASAATTAAGQPSTMEESAPVPAPDPAPSPSPALSVTPSAPPAPVPSPSAGASETPAPTTSGR is encoded by the coding sequence GTGAAGGGACCGGCCAAGCAGCTGAGGGGGCGGGCCGCGCGGCTCGCCCGGCTGATGCCGGCCGGGAACAGCTCGGCCGCCCGCACCCCCTTCGTCCTGCTGGTCGTCCTGATCCTCGGCGGCGGTCTGATCACCCTGCTGCTGCTGAACTCCGCGCTCAACGAGGGCTCGTTCCAGCTGAGCGCCCTCAAGAAGCGCACCACCGACCTCACCGACGAAGAGCAGGCCCTGCAACGCGACGTGGACGACTACTCCGCGCCGTACGCCCTGGAGCGCCGGGCCAGGGAGCTGGGCATGGTGCCCGGCGGCAGCCCCGCCTTCCTGAACGCCGACGGCACGGTCCGGGGCGTACCGGAGCCGGCCGCGCCGCGGTCCGCGGATCCCGCGTCCGCCGCTACGACGGCCGCCGGACAGCCCTCCACCATGGAGGAGTCGGCGCCGGTGCCCGCGCCCGACCCGGCGCCGTCCCCCTCACCCGCCCTCTCCGTGACCCCGTCCGCCCCGCCCGCTCCCGTCCCCTCGCCCTCGGCCGGCGCGTCCGAAACACCGGCCCCGACCACCTCCGGCAGGTGA